One segment of Cetobacterium sp. NK01 DNA contains the following:
- a CDS encoding carbonic anhydrase: MQNYNELLEANLEWVEKRLDLDKDYFKNLAKGQNPPFLYIGCSDSRMPIDTFTQSEPGSFFIHRNIANQVFSNDMNFLATLEYAVEQLEVEHIIVSGHYECGGIKTAHDKCRHSSIISSWLMPIKKIEVEHKEELESLSTERERLDRLTELNVLEQLKHIFELSVIRNRIENGKYPKVHGWVLDIRSGKIVEIKIPIEDWKSKGIIPKEYQA; encoded by the coding sequence ATGCAAAATTATAATGAATTATTAGAAGCAAATTTGGAATGGGTTGAAAAGAGACTTGATTTAGATAAGGATTATTTTAAAAATCTAGCAAAAGGACAAAATCCACCATTTCTATATATAGGATGTTCAGATAGTAGAATGCCAATAGATACATTTACACAAAGTGAACCTGGAAGTTTTTTCATTCATAGAAATATAGCTAACCAAGTATTTTCAAATGATATGAATTTTTTAGCAACATTAGAGTATGCAGTAGAGCAATTAGAAGTAGAGCATATAATTGTTTCAGGACATTATGAGTGTGGAGGAATAAAAACAGCTCATGATAAATGCAGACATTCTTCAATAATATCTAGTTGGTTGATGCCAATAAAAAAGATAGAGGTAGAACACAAAGAGGAATTAGAAAGTTTATCAACAGAAAGAGAAAGATTAGATAGATTAACAGAGTTAAATGTTTTAGAACAATTAAAACATATATTTGAGTTGTCTGTTATAAGAAATAGAATTGAGAATGGAAAATATCCAAAAGTTCATGGTTGGGTCTTAGATATTAGAAGTGGTAAAATAGTGGAGATAAAGATACCAATAGAGGATTGGAAATCAAAAGGAATTATACCAAAAGAGTATCAGGCTTAA
- a CDS encoding amino acid ABC transporter ATP-binding protein yields MIKVDNLFKNYGELEVLKGVSTHINKGEVVAVIGPSGSGKSTFLRCLNRLEEPTLGHIFIAGEDIMSPKTDINHMRAKVGMVFQHFNLFPHKTVLENLTLAPMKVKGMKKDEVDEKALTLLKKVGLKDKALAYPDQLSGGQKQRIAIARALCMDPEVILFDEPTSALDPEMIREVLDVMRELANEGMTMVVVTHEMGFARKVADRVLFMDQGSILEDTTPEELFEGSNHSRAKDFIEKVLNH; encoded by the coding sequence ATGATAAAAGTTGATAATCTATTTAAAAATTATGGTGAGTTAGAGGTTTTAAAGGGTGTTTCTACCCATATCAACAAAGGTGAAGTTGTAGCTGTTATAGGTCCATCTGGAAGTGGAAAATCTACTTTTTTAAGATGTTTAAATCGTTTAGAAGAACCTACTCTTGGGCATATCTTCATTGCTGGAGAGGATATTATGAGTCCTAAAACAGATATAAATCATATGAGAGCTAAAGTTGGAATGGTTTTTCAGCATTTCAATCTTTTTCCACATAAAACAGTTTTAGAAAATCTTACCTTAGCACCTATGAAAGTTAAGGGAATGAAAAAAGATGAAGTGGATGAAAAAGCTCTAACTCTTCTTAAAAAAGTTGGATTAAAAGATAAGGCTCTTGCTTATCCCGATCAACTTTCAGGTGGTCAAAAACAAAGAATAGCTATAGCTAGAGCTCTTTGTATGGATCCTGAAGTTATACTCTTTGATGAGCCAACTTCAGCTCTTGATCCTGAAATGATTCGAGAAGTTTTAGACGTTATGAGAGAACTAGCTAACGAAGGTATGACAATGGTTGTAGTTACCCATGAAATGGGATTTGCTAGAAAAGTAGCAGATAGAGTCTTATTTATGGATCAAGGCTCTATTTTAGAGGATACAACCCCTGAAGAGCTCTTTGAAGGGTCTAACCACTCAAGAGCAAAGGATTTTATTGAAAAAGTTTTAAATCATTAA
- a CDS encoding bifunctional 2-keto-4-hydroxyglutarate aldolase/2-keto-3-deoxy-6-phosphogluconate aldolase, with protein sequence MLKKHEIIDRIINTGVVAVVRAENLEEAKRVSNACIAGGVNAIEVTYTVPGATEVIRELSKEFPGDDFIIGAGTVLDSETARLAILAGAKYIVSPGFDPETAKLCNRYAIPYMPGCMTITEMIKAMELGCDIIKLFPGSAFGPDFIKAVKAPLPQANIMPTGGVSLENVDQWIKNGVVAVGVGGKLATGPSEEITATAKAFVAKVKKVREEI encoded by the coding sequence ATGTTAAAAAAGCATGAAATTATAGATAGAATTATAAATACTGGAGTAGTTGCTGTTGTTAGAGCAGAAAATCTAGAGGAAGCAAAGCGTGTTTCTAATGCTTGTATTGCTGGTGGAGTTAATGCAATCGAAGTTACTTACACTGTTCCTGGAGCTACTGAGGTTATTAGAGAACTTTCGAAAGAGTTTCCTGGAGATGATTTCATAATTGGTGCTGGAACTGTTTTAGACTCTGAAACTGCTAGATTAGCTATTTTAGCTGGAGCTAAGTACATTGTTTCTCCTGGTTTTGATCCTGAAACTGCAAAACTTTGTAATAGATATGCTATTCCCTATATGCCTGGATGTATGACAATAACTGAAATGATTAAAGCTATGGAATTAGGTTGCGATATTATTAAACTTTTCCCAGGAAGTGCTTTTGGACCTGACTTTATTAAAGCTGTTAAAGCACCTTTACCTCAAGCTAACATTATGCCTACAGGTGGAGTTTCTTTAGAAAACGTTGATCAGTGGATTAAAAATGGTGTTGTGGCTGTTGGTGTTGGTGGAAAATTAGCTACTGGACCTAGCGAAGAGATTACTGCTACTGCTAAAGCTTTTGTTGCTAAAGTTAAAAAGGTTAGAGAGGAGATCTAA
- a CDS encoding glycoside hydrolase family 13 protein, with translation MNSLSYSIPNNSILFDSQNERFKTPFGATPCGENIKFNILTQKNINCLNVSLIVKNGKTNEIKMFPNGEEKIGDHDYIVWSLNFTTPSLAKTIFYHFKITIGNENTIFYYGNNSLALGGSGEIYENFPIDYQITLYYKNNPTPNWFKEGIAYQIFPDRFRNGNKDTKVNEPKENSFLYGKWSDIPMYIKNNKNEIARWDFFGGNLKGITEKINYLKGLNVKTLYLNPIFEATSNHRYDTNNYHKIDPILGSYKDFKDMIKECKKRDIFIILDGVFNHTGKDSIYFKEASMNKNSPFYPWYRFQNYPYDYDCWWGIKDLPCVNELDPSFFKYIVEGENSVISHWMNTGIKGWRLDVADELPSFFIESLKYKCKNIDSDSVIIGEVWEDASNKVSYGQRREYFNGKQLDSAMNYPLRTYLLNFYNGSIDSATLCKYMNSLKENYPRENYYASFNLLGSHDVKRIKTSVKDIVKEFNIDPQYFEPATTRVLKSLSLIQFTIPGVPVIYYGDEVGLEGGKDPDNRRTYPWGNEDQDLLNWYKKISFLRSQSKVLKKGEIKFFSPHPDVFAYIRYLPNERDFIGVITNRNPNKSKIFKINLKEFLGQFSNNIATDIYRWNDPLIVPIDSSTNFPIKIPPLKTLLFSSKSV, from the coding sequence GTGAATAGTCTTTCCTACTCTATACCTAATAATTCAATCTTATTTGACTCACAAAACGAAAGATTTAAAACACCTTTTGGAGCTACTCCTTGTGGAGAAAATATAAAATTTAATATTCTTACTCAAAAAAATATCAATTGCTTAAATGTAAGTTTAATTGTTAAAAATGGAAAAACAAACGAGATTAAAATGTTTCCAAATGGAGAAGAAAAAATTGGAGACCACGACTATATAGTCTGGTCTCTTAATTTTACAACTCCATCTTTAGCTAAAACTATTTTTTATCACTTTAAAATAACTATTGGCAATGAAAATACTATTTTTTATTATGGAAATAACTCTCTTGCTCTTGGTGGAAGTGGTGAGATTTATGAAAATTTTCCAATTGATTATCAAATAACTTTATACTATAAAAATAATCCTACTCCTAACTGGTTTAAAGAGGGAATTGCTTACCAAATTTTCCCAGATAGATTTAGAAATGGTAATAAAGATACTAAAGTCAATGAACCTAAAGAAAATAGTTTTTTATATGGAAAATGGTCTGATATACCTATGTATATTAAAAATAATAAAAATGAGATTGCTCGTTGGGATTTTTTTGGTGGAAATTTAAAAGGAATTACAGAAAAAATTAACTATTTAAAAGGTTTAAATGTTAAAACTTTGTATTTAAACCCAATTTTTGAAGCTACGAGTAATCATAGATATGATACAAATAACTATCATAAAATAGATCCTATTTTAGGTTCATATAAAGATTTTAAAGATATGATTAAAGAGTGTAAAAAAAGAGATATTTTTATAATCTTAGATGGTGTTTTTAACCACACTGGTAAAGATAGTATCTATTTTAAAGAAGCATCTATGAATAAAAACTCCCCTTTTTATCCTTGGTATAGATTTCAAAACTATCCATATGACTATGATTGTTGGTGGGGAATTAAAGATTTACCATGTGTTAACGAGTTAGATCCTAGTTTTTTTAAATATATTGTAGAGGGCGAAAATAGTGTTATTAGCCATTGGATGAATACAGGTATCAAGGGATGGAGACTTGATGTTGCTGATGAACTTCCTAGTTTTTTTATAGAGAGTTTAAAATACAAGTGTAAAAATATTGATTCTGATTCTGTTATAATTGGAGAGGTTTGGGAGGATGCTAGCAATAAAGTTAGTTATGGACAAAGAAGAGAGTATTTTAATGGAAAACAGCTAGACTCTGCTATGAACTATCCTCTTAGAACATACCTTTTAAATTTCTATAATGGTTCTATTGATAGTGCTACTCTTTGTAAATATATGAATTCATTAAAAGAAAACTATCCTAGAGAGAACTACTATGCTTCTTTTAATCTTTTAGGAAGTCATGATGTAAAAAGAATAAAAACTTCAGTTAAAGATATTGTTAAAGAGTTTAATATAGATCCTCAATATTTTGAACCTGCAACAACTAGAGTTTTAAAATCTTTAAGTTTAATTCAATTTACTATTCCAGGAGTTCCTGTTATCTACTACGGTGATGAAGTTGGATTAGAAGGTGGAAAAGATCCTGACAATAGAAGAACATATCCCTGGGGAAATGAAGATCAAGATCTTTTAAATTGGTATAAAAAAATATCTTTTTTAAGATCACAATCTAAAGTATTAAAAAAAGGAGAAATTAAATTTTTTTCACCTCACCCTGACGTTTTTGCTTACATCCGATATCTTCCCAATGAGAGAGACTTTATAGGTGTTATAACAAATAGAAATCCAAATAAATCTAAAATTTTTAAAATCAATTTGAAGGAATTTCTTGGTCAGTTTAGTAATAATATAGCGACTGACATATATCGTTGGAATGACCCCCTAATCGTTCCAATAGATTCATCTACTAATTTCCCAATAAAAATCCCCCCACTAAAGACCCTTTTATTTAGTAGTAAAAGTGTCTGA
- a CDS encoding basic amino acid ABC transporter substrate-binding protein, producing MKNIFKNLVLILMLTIGTLAFAKEKLYVGTNAEFPPFEYLDKGEVVGFDIDLVKAIGNKLNMEVVIKDMAFDGLIPALETNKVDIVIAGMTANEERKMAVNFSNPYYTANQVIILKDDNTNIKNFEDLKGKLVGVMLGFTGDVVISEMKDVKSKKYNASYAAIMELQNSKIDAVVLDSETALNYVKNNKGLKLAETSGEPEEYAIAISKKNTELLNKINTALDELKKDGTYESLLKKYM from the coding sequence ATGAAAAATATTTTTAAAAATTTGGTTTTAATTTTAATGTTAACTATAGGTACTTTAGCTTTCGCAAAGGAGAAACTTTATGTTGGAACAAATGCTGAGTTTCCACCTTTTGAATATCTTGATAAAGGGGAAGTTGTAGGTTTTGATATTGACTTAGTTAAAGCTATTGGAAATAAGCTAAATATGGAAGTAGTTATTAAAGATATGGCTTTTGATGGATTGATTCCAGCTCTTGAAACAAATAAAGTTGATATTGTTATCGCTGGGATGACTGCTAATGAAGAAAGAAAAATGGCTGTTAATTTTTCAAATCCATACTATACTGCCAATCAAGTTATAATCTTAAAAGATGATAATACCAATATTAAAAACTTTGAAGATTTAAAAGGAAAATTAGTTGGAGTTATGCTTGGATTTACTGGAGATGTTGTTATTAGCGAGATGAAAGATGTTAAATCTAAAAAATATAATGCTTCTTATGCTGCTATTATGGAGTTACAAAATAGTAAAATTGATGCTGTAGTTTTAGATTCAGAAACAGCTTTAAACTATGTAAAAAATAATAAAGGTTTAAAATTAGCTGAAACATCTGGGGAACCTGAAGAGTATGCCATTGCAATCTCTAAAAAAAATACTGAACTTTTAAATAAAATTAACACAGCATTAGATGAATTAAAAAAAGATGGGACTTATGAATCTTTATTAAAAAAATATATGTAA
- a CDS encoding amino acid ABC transporter permease codes for MGDYLSTLKTIFIDGYRYQYVLQGLAFSVGVTAFSAIFGVIFGIFIALLRLSTKFKWIAICYIDLIRGTPAVVQLLVLANIIFAGFRDMPIFLVAGIAFGINSSAYVAEIIRAGIEGLDKGQMEASRALGMSYPMAMKEVIIPQAIRKILPTLVSEFITLLKETSIVGFIGGVDLLRSANIITSQTYRGVEPLLLVGLIYLILVGIFTKIMRGVEKGLNKA; via the coding sequence ATGGGAGATTACTTAAGTACACTAAAAACAATTTTTATTGATGGTTACAGATATCAATATGTTCTTCAAGGTTTAGCTTTTTCAGTTGGTGTAACAGCTTTTTCAGCTATCTTTGGTGTTATTTTTGGTATTTTTATAGCTCTTTTAAGATTGTCTACAAAATTTAAATGGATAGCTATTTGTTATATTGATTTAATTAGAGGAACTCCTGCTGTTGTTCAGCTTTTAGTTTTAGCTAATATAATCTTTGCAGGTTTTAGAGATATGCCAATATTTTTAGTAGCTGGTATTGCCTTTGGAATTAACTCTAGTGCATATGTTGCTGAGATTATTAGAGCTGGTATTGAAGGTCTTGATAAAGGCCAAATGGAAGCTTCTAGAGCTCTTGGAATGAGTTATCCTATGGCTATGAAAGAGGTAATTATTCCTCAAGCTATTAGAAAAATTCTTCCTACTTTAGTAAGTGAGTTTATAACGCTTTTAAAGGAAACATCTATTGTTGGCTTCATTGGTGGAGTTGATCTTTTAAGATCTGCTAATATAATTACCTCTCAAACATATAGAGGTGTTGAACCATTACTTTTGGTTGGTTTAATATATCTAATTTTAGTTGGGATATTTACAAAAATTATGAGAGGCGTTGAAAAGGGGTTGAATAAAGCATGA
- a CDS encoding sugar kinase, whose protein sequence is MSKIVTLGEIMLRLSTENNNRFIQSNTFRADYGGGEANVAVSLANFGIESEYVTKLPNNPLSDSIFRYLKANGVETRNIVLGGERLGTYYLEVGTSVRASSVIYDRKYSSFSTLDYSELQIENILKDCKILHLSGITPALSQSCKDLTIKIMEKAKEMGVLISFDFNYRGKLWTLEEASPVLTSYLPYIDICFAGILDAKNIMKLGDHSDLNEYYKEITKKYPNIKYLLSTKRETHSVNENSLTGFIFKDGELIASPRYTFQIVDRVGGGDAFAAGALFGIYNNHSPKDIVDFATAASVYKHTVRGDANLVSKDEIYNIIHNGISTVSR, encoded by the coding sequence ATGAGTAAAATTGTAACTCTTGGAGAGATTATGTTACGTCTTTCTACTGAAAACAACAATAGATTTATTCAAAGTAATACATTTAGAGCTGACTATGGTGGAGGAGAAGCAAATGTAGCTGTATCTCTTGCAAACTTTGGAATAGAATCTGAATATGTTACTAAACTACCTAACAATCCGCTTTCTGATTCTATTTTTAGATACTTAAAAGCCAATGGAGTTGAAACTAGAAATATTGTTTTAGGTGGAGAAAGACTTGGAACTTACTACTTAGAAGTTGGAACAAGTGTTAGAGCATCATCAGTTATTTATGATAGAAAATACTCATCATTTTCTACTTTAGATTATAGTGAACTTCAAATTGAAAATATTTTAAAAGATTGTAAAATACTACATCTTTCTGGGATCACACCTGCACTTTCTCAAAGCTGTAAAGATCTTACAATTAAAATTATGGAAAAAGCCAAAGAGATGGGAGTTTTAATTAGTTTTGATTTTAATTACAGAGGAAAACTTTGGACTTTAGAAGAAGCTTCTCCTGTTTTAACAAGTTATCTTCCATATATAGATATCTGTTTTGCTGGTATTTTAGATGCTAAAAATATTATGAAATTAGGAGATCATTCTGATTTAAATGAATATTATAAAGAGATTACAAAAAAATATCCAAATATAAAATATCTACTTTCTACAAAACGTGAAACTCACTCAGTTAATGAAAACTCTTTAACTGGTTTCATCTTTAAAGATGGTGAGCTTATAGCTTCACCTAGATATACTTTCCAAATTGTTGATAGAGTTGGTGGAGGAGATGCCTTTGCTGCTGGAGCTCTTTTTGGAATCTATAACAATCACTCACCTAAAGATATTGTAGATTTTGCAACTGCTGCTTCTGTTTATAAGCATACTGTAAGAGGAGATGCAAATTTAGTTTCAAAAGATGAAATTTACAATATAATTCATAATGGTATTTCAACTGTTTCAAGATAA
- a CDS encoding DUF2147 domain-containing protein → MRIILMFIILGNVLFANSILGYWMTQEGKTGKEAIVLVEKIGETYNGKIKYIATVDKKFNIISYTNKDEIIGFELVKDFKKVDDNIYKNGRVIDPKSSREYYASVKLEGDKFLLRGSLDPHGILGARRVWKKVDKEYIKKYGDEKL, encoded by the coding sequence ATGAGAATTATTTTAATGTTTATAATTTTAGGAAATGTATTATTTGCCAATTCAATTTTAGGATATTGGATGACACAAGAGGGGAAAACAGGAAAAGAAGCTATTGTTTTAGTGGAAAAAATTGGAGAAACATATAATGGAAAAATAAAATATATAGCAACAGTGGATAAAAAATTTAATATAATAAGCTATACTAATAAAGATGAAATAATAGGATTTGAATTAGTAAAAGATTTTAAAAAAGTAGATGATAATATCTATAAAAATGGTAGAGTGATAGATCCTAAAAGTTCTAGAGAATATTATGCATCAGTTAAACTAGAAGGTGATAAATTTCTTTTAAGAGGTTCTCTTGACCCTCATGGGATATTAGGTGCAAGAAGGGTTTGGAAAAAAGTTGATAAGGAGTACATAAAAAAATATGGTGATGAAAAATTATGA
- a CDS encoding non-ribosomal peptide synthetase: MINKRKISPNERMYITFEKNYNSFMINRVVMGSGSIEVEMLQKAVDEIANIFPESRYKLNGKYWIDSKINPQVMIIQKKDIGQDFKELMKRKIDPTKEPACQIYYLKEFNKITLIFRTHHGVMDGKGQGIWIEAIFKKLNLFEIKREPSKIRDIDLLKRNGIEKNSDIVTVGNYSPIKDRISYEITSPISKKLIIDGKISSLTSKLMGSIHTLSEDKVSRFIVTRDIREKFKSEDLNVGNLSLPMYLEVQDKNWKKINIDLINMILKNKDIIYSPKEYFIFGKIPINILQLGLGYTISNYNKQKKTATTAVISNLGRIDLENYKTKTFYPEEVFALPVITPLVPLSFVITELENKIILTVGYYEENYDNRVIETYLEKLKNILSNKKIVNILGEKKVKKLDIFEEIFKKDEEVKIGVIEKNKELTYKYIFEKTQILYNYLKRLGVEKGDRVSISTKRDSSYLISILACIKAGAVFIPIDPEYPKDRINYIKENSKSKILLEDITEILLEKDIENKNNKSYIKYNSEDVVYTIYTSGSTGNPKGVEITYGTLCNYISNCIKKYDIDKNTIFGFFTSISFDLSITAIFTTLVTGGQIEFFDEKVTPVTLKDIFENSKMNSVKMTPTHLEIMSKYKIQKDRFKLVIVGGEQLKVTTAKKAQDLLGDNCKIVNEYGPTEATVGCVYHIFDKDKKYLGEGVPIGKPLDNIDLYLDIDIKENLGELLIGGDCLAKGYSNNPIETEKKFIYLNGKRFYKSGDLCRINVDEDLEFLERKDFQVKIRGYRIELEEIEKKIEEFSTVSACRVIPNSSKSALLAYYIGVADENELRKFLKKNLPEYMIPYAFFQIDEFPLNSNGKLDLKKLRELNKNIILEEKDEIELSTFEKKIIKIWESILEIKIQRENIYKSFYELGADSLSIVRFINEIEPLIKTEGVENIILNPTLETIKLYSK, translated from the coding sequence ATGATAAATAAAAGAAAAATATCTCCTAATGAGAGAATGTATATCACATTTGAAAAAAACTATAATTCATTTATGATAAATAGAGTAGTTATGGGAAGCGGAAGTATAGAAGTAGAAATGTTACAAAAAGCTGTAGATGAAATAGCTAATATATTTCCAGAAAGTAGATATAAATTAAATGGAAAGTACTGGATAGATTCAAAAATTAATCCACAAGTTATGATTATTCAAAAAAAAGATATTGGACAAGATTTTAAAGAGTTGATGAAAAGAAAAATAGATCCAACAAAAGAGCCCGCTTGTCAAATATACTATTTAAAAGAATTTAATAAAATTACACTTATTTTTAGAACTCATCATGGAGTAATGGATGGAAAAGGACAAGGAATTTGGATTGAAGCGATATTTAAAAAACTCAATCTTTTTGAGATAAAAAGAGAGCCTTCTAAAATAAGAGATATAGATCTTTTAAAAAGAAATGGAATAGAAAAAAATAGTGATATAGTAACAGTTGGAAACTATTCTCCTATAAAAGATAGAATATCCTATGAAATAACTAGTCCAATTTCTAAAAAGTTAATTATAGATGGAAAAATAAGTAGCTTAACTTCTAAATTAATGGGAAGTATTCATACTTTAAGTGAAGATAAAGTAAGTAGATTTATAGTAACGAGAGATATTAGAGAAAAATTTAAAAGTGAAGATTTGAATGTAGGAAATCTATCATTACCTATGTATTTAGAAGTGCAAGATAAAAATTGGAAAAAAATAAATATAGATTTAATAAATATGATTTTAAAAAATAAAGATATAATTTATTCCCCAAAAGAGTATTTTATATTTGGAAAGATTCCAATAAATATTTTACAATTAGGATTAGGATATACAATATCTAATTATAATAAGCAAAAAAAGACAGCTACAACAGCTGTAATTTCAAATTTAGGTAGAATAGATTTAGAAAATTACAAAACAAAAACGTTTTATCCAGAAGAAGTATTTGCACTTCCAGTTATAACTCCTTTAGTACCACTTTCTTTTGTAATAACAGAGTTAGAAAATAAAATTATTTTAACAGTTGGATACTATGAGGAAAATTATGATAATAGGGTGATAGAAACATATCTAGAGAAACTAAAAAATATATTATCAAATAAAAAAATAGTTAATATATTGGGAGAGAAAAAAGTAAAAAAGCTAGATATATTTGAAGAGATTTTTAAAAAAGATGAAGAGGTTAAAATAGGAGTTATAGAAAAAAATAAAGAGTTAACATATAAATATATATTTGAAAAAACTCAGATACTTTATAACTATTTAAAAAGATTGGGAGTAGAAAAAGGAGATAGAGTTTCAATTTCAACGAAAAGAGATTCAAGTTATTTAATATCAATATTGGCTTGTATTAAAGCTGGGGCAGTATTTATTCCTATTGATCCTGAATATCCTAAAGATAGAATTAATTACATCAAAGAAAATTCAAAAAGTAAAATTTTACTAGAGGATATAACTGAAATTTTGCTTGAAAAAGATATAGAGAATAAAAATAATAAAAGTTATATTAAATATAACTCAGAAGATGTGGTTTATACAATTTATACTTCAGGAAGTACGGGAAATCCAAAGGGTGTAGAGATAACCTATGGAACGCTTTGTAACTATATATCAAATTGTATAAAAAAATATGATATAGACAAGAATACTATTTTTGGTTTCTTTACATCAATTTCCTTTGATCTATCAATAACTGCTATATTTACTACTTTAGTGACAGGAGGACAAATAGAATTTTTTGATGAAAAAGTTACTCCAGTTACATTAAAAGATATTTTTGAAAATAGTAAGATGAATAGTGTAAAAATGACACCAACTCATTTAGAGATAATGTCAAAATATAAAATTCAAAAAGATAGATTTAAGCTTGTTATTGTAGGAGGAGAGCAACTAAAGGTTACTACAGCTAAAAAAGCTCAAGATTTGCTTGGAGACAATTGTAAAATAGTTAATGAATATGGACCTACAGAAGCTACCGTAGGGTGTGTATATCATATTTTTGATAAAGATAAGAAATATTTAGGAGAGGGAGTACCAATTGGAAAACCTTTAGATAATATAGATCTATATTTAGATATTGATATAAAAGAAAATTTAGGTGAATTATTAATAGGAGGAGATTGCTTAGCTAAAGGTTATTCAAATAATCCTATAGAAACAGAGAAAAAATTTATTTATCTAAATGGAAAAAGATTTTATAAATCTGGAGATCTATGTAGAATAAATGTAGATGAAGATTTAGAATTTTTAGAAAGAAAAGATTTTCAAGTGAAAATTAGAGGATATAGAATAGAGTTAGAAGAGATAGAGAAAAAAATAGAGGAGTTTTCAACAGTTAGCGCATGTAGAGTAATTCCTAATTCATCAAAAAGTGCACTTCTAGCTTACTATATAGGAGTAGCAGATGAAAATGAGTTACGTAAATTTTTAAAGAAAAATTTACCAGAGTATATGATACCCTATGCATTTTTTCAAATAGATGAGTTTCCATTAAATTCCAATGGAAAGTTAGATTTAAAAAAATTGAGAGAGTTAAATAAAAATATTATATTAGAAGAAAAAGATGAAATTGAGTTATCTACTTTTGAAAAAAAAATAATAAAAATATGGGAAAGTATACTAGAGATAAAAATTCAAAGAGAAAATATATACAAAAGTTTTTATGAATTAGGAGCAGATTCTTTGAGTATAGTAAGATTTATAAATGAAATTGAACCTTTAATTAAGACTGAAGGAGTAGAAAATATAATATTAAATCCAACTTTAGAAACAATAAAACTCTATAGTAAATAA
- a CDS encoding mechanosensitive ion channel family protein has translation MEIKSKSFLEEVLNHLVNKNIFVNFTVEFLFFIIKLFICIGIYYFVLKLVKKIAPIYNRAKKENVIDPSLRSFIRSILYVGLHATLITICLLIMGVKESSLLAFFGTLGIGVGLALKDNLSNFAGGIIVLIFKTYKVGDEVNISGEMGYVHDIDIFSTTVRTHNNDLVIVPNGSVVSNKVINYTKTPIRRLKFIIGVSYDADLDVAREALEKLLRSNPLVLTDPAVYSHVDAYADSSINIALKGWTTNEHYWTVYKETLNGIKGALDRENISIPFPQMDVHLNSVDK, from the coding sequence ATGGAGATAAAATCTAAAAGTTTTTTAGAAGAAGTTTTAAATCATTTAGTTAATAAGAATATATTTGTCAATTTTACAGTAGAATTTTTATTTTTTATAATAAAATTATTTATATGCATAGGAATATACTATTTCGTTTTAAAATTAGTAAAAAAAATAGCTCCTATTTATAATCGTGCTAAAAAAGAGAATGTAATAGATCCATCTCTTAGAAGTTTTATAAGATCTATTTTATATGTAGGATTACACGCAACTTTAATAACTATTTGTCTTTTAATAATGGGAGTAAAGGAAAGTAGTTTATTGGCGTTCTTTGGAACTCTTGGAATAGGTGTTGGTTTAGCATTAAAGGATAATCTATCGAATTTTGCAGGAGGTATAATTGTACTTATCTTTAAAACATACAAAGTTGGAGATGAAGTAAATATATCAGGAGAGATGGGATATGTTCACGACATTGATATTTTTTCAACTACAGTTAGAACTCATAATAATGATTTAGTAATTGTTCCAAATGGTTCTGTTGTTTCAAATAAAGTAATAAATTATACAAAAACACCAATAAGAAGACTAAAGTTTATAATAGGAGTATCCTATGATGCTGATTTAGATGTGGCTAGAGAAGCTTTGGAAAAACTATTAAGAAGTAATCCTCTTGTTCTAACAGATCCAGCAGTTTATAGTCATGTTGACGCTTATGCAGATAGTTCTATAAATATAGCTTTAAAGGGGTGGACAACAAACGAACACTACTGGACTGTTTATAAAGAGACATTAAATGGAATAAAAGGTGCTTTAGATAGAGAAAATATAAGTATTCCATTCCCACAAATGGATGTTCATCTAAACAGTGTAGATAAATAA